The genomic interval ATTTCTCTTTTCACATATTATGATGGAAAATGCCAAAGATACGGTTAGTCATTTGGCAAATGAGGCAATTTACCAAATTGAAGACCGGTTGACAAATGTAGTGGATATCTCCCGCACAGTGTCTATTCTTTATCGTTCAGAGCACTTTAACAGTAAGAAAGTAAATTCCCTGCTGCACGATTTGGTGTATGAATTTGAAACTCTGGAGGCAGTAACTATTGCTTATGCTCCAAATTACTTTGGCTATTCCAGATCTATTTATCACTCTCAGAATAAAGCTATTACGAAAGAACTGAAGCTTAGCGATTATCAATATCTGGATTGGTTTCAAATCCCTTTTGAGCTGAAAAGCAAATACTGGACGGAACCCTGGTTTGATGCCTCTAACACGAAAGAGACAGTTATTTCCTATTGCCTGCCTCTTTTTTCCGAAGGAAAATGTGTTGGAATTATGCGTTTAGATACAAAGCTATCTGCTTTGCAGAGAATTGTATCTCCCTTAAAGCTGAAACATAGCGGTTATGCTTTTCTGGTTTCCAGTAACGGGACAATTATCACTCATCCTGCTGATTCTCTTGCTTTTAACGAAACTATCTTCAGTATCGCAGAAGGGGCAAAGGATAAAACTTTGCGCCAAATAGGAAAAAAAATGATTAACGGAGATAGTGATTTTGTGCATTTGCAGGGTGATACCGTCTTTGGCGATTCCTGGCTTTATTATTCGCCTCTCCTTAGTAATAATTGGTCGTTAGGAATCGTTATCGCTCATAAAGATGTGGTAAGAGACCTTAATTTGATGCTGATTATTCAAACCCTGCTCTCGGTAGTCATCTTCATAACTATTTCTCTAATTGTATATTACAGAACATTAAGCGTGTCCAGTCCAATCCGTCTTTTTACAGAAATAGCCAATAAAATAGGTAAAGGCGATTTTGATGCCCAACTCCCTGCAACTGCAAATAGCTATGAAATAGAACGCTTAATTCTGGCGTTTGCCACGATGCAAAAATCGCTGAAAGAATATATTGAAAACCTTAAAATTACTACCACCGAAAAAAACCGGATTGAAACAGAAGTGCAACTTGCTTCAGAAATTCAGCGCAAACTAATTCCCCAAAACACGGAACATCCTTATGGTATCAAAGAAATTCGCTGCTATGGGATTTTGGAACCTGCAGGCGATATTGGGGGAGATTTATACGATTTCTTCCCTGTAGATAAAAACCACTTTCTCTTTATTATAGCTGATGTGGCAGGTAAAGGTATTGTTGCTTCTATGACGATGACAATGGTATCTACCTATTTAAGA from Candidatus Cloacimonas sp. carries:
- a CDS encoding SpoIIE family protein phosphatase → MNKKPEPRSLAYQIIMFIFISLVLIFSIFIGVTRFLFSHIMMENAKDTVSHLANEAIYQIEDRLTNVVDISRTVSILYRSEHFNSKKVNSLLHDLVYEFETLEAVTIAYAPNYFGYSRSIYHSQNKAITKELKLSDYQYLDWFQIPFELKSKYWTEPWFDASNTKETVISYCLPLFSEGKCVGIMRLDTKLSALQRIVSPLKLKHSGYAFLVSSNGTIITHPADSLAFNETIFSIAEGAKDKTLRQIGKKMINGDSDFVHLQGDTVFGDSWLYYSPLLSNNWSLGIVIAHKDVVRDLNLMLIIQTLLSVVIFITISLIVYYRTLSVSSPIRLFTEIANKIGKGDFDAQLPATANSYEIERLILAFATMQKSLKEYIENLKITTTEKNRIETEVQLASEIQRKLIPQNTEHPYGIKEIRCYGILEPAGDIGGDLYDFFPVDKNHFLFIIADVAGKGIVASMTMTMVSTYLRTVSTYQNSPGEIMQNLNNFLCKQSTASNFVTALLGIINLQTGELRFTNAGHLPIIIRKSKNGCKIIPETHSNPLGVFADITISASNIQLEAGDEIILITDGITETMNPEEDFLRLKGLTDIINRLTTDNPEQTALQILQEVHRFAQNALQKDDITILVMDYKKNEEWDMV